Sequence from the Nymphaea colorata isolate Beijing-Zhang1983 chromosome 9, ASM883128v2, whole genome shotgun sequence genome:
GCATTCCCTAGCATAGCAAAaccctttttcctttcaactacAATGtgataataaatgaaaaatactcCAGCATACATAATGGTATGCCAAACAAAATGAACaggaaaaaacaaacatgaattTACCTTAATGGCTGCAACAATACATTTCACTACACCTGCCCCTGAAACATTTCCAGGATCACCCTTTGATGAGTTCAATTCAGGACTCTCACAACCAAATAGTTGTATAACTTCCATTACCAATGTAGAAATCTTATCCCAACAAGTGGAGATTATACTAGGGTAGTTATGCAAGAGTGATTTGAGAGCCTACAGAAAcagcaaaaataaaagaataattgAATTTATAAGTACTCATGTAAGCAAAATGTAGTCAAAATCACTAAATCAATGACATAGTTTCTTTTGGTAAATAATAATCACTGAAGAAATTCTGTCATGAAAGAACCACAATGGCACAATCCTTTATTCCAAGCCAACAAGCAAGGAAAGAATGTGTAAACAATTACCAAGAAAATTCTGTCATGAAATCATTAAAATCTTCTACTGCATGGCAACATGCAAGAGAAGCCCTCTACCCAAGAAGAAAAACTACAAGCACTGTTCTGGATCTCCAACAAGCCATTTTTTGGGGTACAGTTGATATTCAGGAAGtgcaaacaaaagagaaagtgTAATTTAAGAACTTACCTTGTTCAATTGTTTTCTAACTTTGCTTCATTGGTTTGAATGCACAAACCAACTTGCACCAATACTAAGCATGAAGATGACATGAAAGCAGCACATGAGCTTGATGAAATGTTGGCAATTATAATATAAACCATAATGATTTACTAGAAATGATTATTTAATTGGATTTATGAAAACAATCATTTTTAGCtctaaaaacacattttatagTATTGTCATTTACAGAATATGTTAATCGTGGAAAATCAATTCAAGGAATACATATCTTTATCAATTTTCCACCATCAAGAACAAAACAAGGCAAGACTTGTATAGCCCTTCTATGATATGATGGTGAAATGTGACTACAGTACCAAATTACCAACTAGAAAATACCAAATTCTCCTGCTTAACGATTGCATCATCCACTCAGAAAACAGATGAACTTCACATATGCATCTCTAAACTCTAAAGGAACAAGCAACTCACATTCCCATCTACTGAAGGAAGCAAACTAATAGGTACATGAAACAAATCCTAAAATGTACCTGGAAAGCTTCAAAGGATATGTTAGGTTGGATAAAAGCTTCCGCAAATTGGAACAGTGAAGCAATCAGTCCAGACTTCCCTGGTGTCCAgcatataaaaaatatagttaCATGTTACAGGAGgggataaaatcataaaaagaagaaaattgtggggcaaaacttGTGAAAATGGTTCAAATGTGTCAAGCAACAGAATCTAATTCTCATACTAGCAATTACTAAATCCAAAAAATCTTAAACCCTCATACAGAAGTTCACAACAGATAATTTTATTGATTCGTAGTCACTTAAAGAAATGACCTGAGAACCAGTTTGTGTTAATTTACCATGCTCAACAGTGATTATAGCAAGCCATAATCCAACATGAGTTCTGGAGAATGAAAAATCATTAGACAAACTCAATCAACCAGACTGGAATTGATTTAGACTAACAGGCCTGATCTTTATCCGCACAGAAGGAGTACAATCAGTTGCAGACaaaaatttattatgaaaaatgaaGTCGAAGAAAACATTGGAAGCAATATGAGAAAGGTCAATTCTGAAATGAATGACATCAGGGTTGGAGGAACAGAAGCACCCACACCACATAAGAGCATTCAAAGAGCTTCAAGCAACTGATCAGCAATCCATGAGTCCATTAGGAAAGCTATCCAGTAATTGAGAGTGTCATATGCAAAGGATCGCACACAAAGGTGAAGGCATTGACAGCCATGTGTGAGCAGAATCATATAGCCTAGCAGGAACCGGTCATCCTTTTCAGGGATTCAAGTTCTGCTAGTAAACTTTGTGATGATAAGAACATAGTGTCACTGAGCTAGATGTTCACAATCTAGATTAGCACAGCTGAAGGCGTAACCAGTGAATTCCATATGACGTCAAATTTGTACAAttgttttacataaaaaatacaGGCATTAAGTTACAAAGGAACTCTCAGAAAATGCAATAAACGGAGAAACACGGACAGTTTGCAATTGGAAAGAAATTGCCAAGCAGTAAAGAGCAAGTGCATTTGTAATTTTGTTAcagtaaaaaaatcattatcatgttttttctcacgataaatttcatgttaaaatatttaataaaccCAAAAAGTGCAGACCAATAATGTGAAACTAAATCACATGGTAAATTGGAACATTTTTTTTGCCGGTAGTTATTGGTATAtctagaattgaaaatataaaacattATAGAACCATAAAAGTATTGAAAATGATAGATGATAAATTGAAAGTGGCATACGAGTCTGGATTTGTACCCATATTGCCAGGTCCGCATACAAAGTGTACATCATCCAACAACACATCCTTACATGATTAACTTTATAACTAGTAGAAGCATCAAACTGAATAAAGTTAAACAATAGCATACCAGTTgatatttcttctttcagtagCTCCATAACTTCAACAGATGGAGGAGAGATTGAAAAAGCAACTCCCAAACAACTAATAGCTGCAGCCTACAAAACATAATTGAGCATTAAATAACTAGAATTTAACTGTTTAAGTTACCTAACATTGACACTTCTTGGCAATATGTGATACAGCTAGGTTAGCTTGTAAACTCCACCTTTTAAGCGTCCAGAAATTACTGACATGTAATTTCAAGTCTCAAACACCTAGACAAAGTTTACCTTTTGCTCCAAATTGTTGAAGGAAGCATCCAATGCTAGATATAATATGTCAATCATTCGACACTTACTCTCATGCTAACTTGCAATGAAGTACCACTAACCAGCTCCAAAAAGTTGGGACTCCAAAAGCATATGCCTACTTACACAAGAATGAACCAGTAGTCTCTTGAGATCTAAAGATGCATATGGTTTTGCTCTTCTTCATATGGAGTAAAAGATGAAGCTTAATGAATTGCTAGAACAAATTTACATGCATTTAGATTGGCAGTTATTTTGTTGCGAAAAGATGAACCTTTAtgactttgaaatttgaacaaatCTACATTGATTTAAATCAGTATTATGAAATTTGACTTAATTTATATATTGAAAGATGTCCACCAAAGTGGCAATAAAATGGTATCTACCATTGCTTACTATTCACTTTCCTTTCACATAGGATCATGGCCTCATGGGTGGCGCCAACCTTTTATGAAAAGAAGAGTGAATAGTGGGCATGTGGTCGGAACCATTCATTTCACAGGCACACTCACGGTGTCTCTCTCCATGAGAAATAACACATGTAAGAAGTAAGAGCTCATGATAACTATTGTGAGCTACTCAACGTCACCTCTATTGCCATGTCAAAAGGCTTTTTCAGCAAATGATGTCTTGCCTGGCAGTTTgacttccaaaaaaaaacattttaaatggcAATTTCTTATTTGCTCTGATCAGTCAGACAGCCCCAAATGGTTCTCATGGGCATTGAGTTCTTATATTTCCTTAGTTCTCATCTACCAATAATCCTATTCACATATTTGCACATAAATATAGTTATCTAAGACCAAGTATTCTACTGCCTCACACTTCGACTAACATAATTTACATATCAAGTTCTAGTAAACTAACCACTAAACTGGTCTCCTCATTTTTAGCTGAACAGAGCTCCTGTGCTCTTGCATGCACTGTAGCAATAACAGTAGGCAGTAGGTTTCCGGGCATCCGAGCATATCTAGTATCAAAAGAAGCAAACGAAGAAGAGCGTATTACAGgccaaaataagaaaaagaagaagcttaCCATAAATTGGTAAcggaggaaaaataaaaaggccaTACCAGCATGCACTGCCATGTTTGACTAGTCACAAACCAAAAATTAAGAGAATAATGGTAGGCAGAAGGCCTAAAATAAATCAAGGAAAGGACTACAGGGCCACAGGCCTAAAAGTGTGCAAACTCTCCATATTTCAGAAACAGGTGATACTGCTAAAGTTAAAACTGTGTTCACTTTATGTGGGTAAGGTCAGATGCATGCAtcgatcaatgcattcatgtgcatgtgtgtatgcAGAGTcgagcatatatatatacacagctCTACgctgtcacaaaaaaaaaaaaggagaaacaaagcATTTTGGCCAGAGAAACATTTGATGCTTTTAAGTTATGTCCTTAAAGAGTAAACATGGCCAACAAATATGTGCCTAATATCAAATAGAAGCCCAATGAAAGAGCAGTTCTCTATTGGTTTTTGTAAGTATAACACAACATATTTCAATGAAGGCAGTGCTGGACACCCCACAAACTATGAGTCCAAGGATCACCAAAGTGCATCCTACATGGCCAATTAAAGCAGTACCAGGTCATACCCAATAACAACAggtgaaaaaaacataaaaacatcTTGTAAAACTGGACTTCACAGACATaaatcaaattaaaagaaacaaaatagaTACATACGGGGTAGCAGAAACCAAAAGCATAAGAACTTTAAACAAGGAAGGCAGCAATCCACTATGAGTTTCATTTTGGATCAGGTAAAGAAGTCCTGCaccataaacaaaagaaaaatcatattcttGGAAGTCTATGCAGGACTGAAGAATTATCCTTTATGACATTAGACCACTAGCAGCTAATATCAGCTTATGACCACAGAAACTGTTGCTTAGGGACCTTTACAAGTACTCTGACAGATGCTGCATATGCAGCATTTCTGGTACCTGAATGAAGTTGCACCACAATTTGGCCAAGAGAGATCGAAAGTGTTGTAAATGAGCTACGTCTAGGGAATTCCTTATATTCTGCTATTTGCAACAGCAGAGAGGAAGACCCATCTAGAATTGCAGCCAATGCTGAAGCAGCTGCCATCCGTGTCtattattaaaagaaaagagaaaaagcaagcTACAACATCAATTATCCTTAATTGAAGAAAGATGAGCAGTTCTCAAGTCTATAAGATAAGCTAACTCTGCAAGATGAAAAAAGGGATTGGATACTGAAACTTGATTGCAATATGACCTTCATTACTGGATCAAAAAGCAAGCTTGTCATCAGAGTTGGCTGGTAGCTCCTGCAAGATGAATAATGAAATAAGCTAAAACAGAAACAAGGTCCTTCTTGGAGAATAAGAATCATAAAAAGTAGCAAATGGCTTACCATTGCCGTAAGACATCATTTGTTGGCAAGAGCATTGACCATTGAGAAATTAGAGATTTTGGATCAGCTTGGGCGAGATCCTAGCAGTTTTCAGTTTATAAGGCAAACTTGTTTCAGTGgggtttttttttcaacataaagCATGTTATTTTACAGCTATAGCAAATTAATATTGCTTAAAAGAATTGTAATCTTTGGGATTTGAGAAAAATACAAGTTATGCAACACCTTGTCATGAATATTCATGGAAATTACATCATAATAATGACAATCAAACATATCATTCTAGTATCCTTTCATTGCATCTAGATTATGTTAGCTGTACAGAAACAACAGTGCTAGAGGTTTTGATTACACTTCGTTGCCTTGTTTTATGTACATGAGTTTACATGGGTCAAACATTGGCGAAAGTCAAGGTTAAGCTATAATATTTGAGTTCACAGGTTCGCTTGTATTCATCTAGCATTGTAAGATCCATATGCTTAGGAAGTCCTACTAGTTTGTCATGTCTTGGTCAGGGATCAAGTTTACCCAGGCGGTTTAGATTAAATTATAAATTCTAAACTCACGAGAGCCCACAACCTTGATTTCTGGAGGTGCTTTCCTTCTAAAACTAAGTGTGTGTAACTAACAGGACCATTTCCCTCAAAAAGACAATGTTGCACAAACCAACATATGTGCATGCTGTAGCAAGCCAAACTGAACATGAAAAACCTTTTAGAATGGCCAACTATAGATCAAATCAACATGCTTCTTTTAGTGTAATTTCTTAGTAAAAGATCTTTCGTATTTAACTAGCTATCCATTTTAAAACACTTCAGAAAACTGCTTACACGTGTAAATCACATAATATTGTACACCATGAAATCAATAcccagaaaagaaaagtgacTACAAAATGGTTAAATGCTAGAAGTTTTTTACTTTCTCCACATTGTAAATGTCATGTCCAATACATAACATGATCTAGCcataaatttccaaaattgtTCTActaaataaaatgacaaaagagtGCACCAAGACAACCATCAACATGCAAGTTAGAGTGAGTCGCTAGCGCTACCTGTAGACAGATAATAGCAGCTGTCCTAGCTTTAGAGCTTCGATAACGGTCTGCAATCTTAGACTGTCCATCATTATCACTCTGTTCAGAATCTGATGTAGTATAACCAGTTGTAGATGGTAAAAAACTTTCAGATCCACTGTCATTCAGTGGCTgcatcttcattttctctctttttcttagaTGTGGAGGTCGATAGTGTCCGTGCTCATTTTTTGTAGAATCCTCTAGTCTAGAAATCCTGTTTGAAGAGCCATGTTCTGCAGTGCTACTAATGGCATTTGAACAACTTAGCAACGAAGTACGAGAAAGACCATATGTGAAGAACATTTTCAGTGCTGCCACAAAACTAGCAACCTAGACAAACCATGCATTGCACAGTTAACTTACAAAAAAGGGAACGTCATAATAATTAAAACGTTTCAGACTATATTGCTCCAAGAGTCACTGTGATAGAGAGAAGCAGCCATACATGTTCAGAAAGAGGTGCCTTTCGGTCCACAAGTACCATGTGCAGACATCGCAATAAAGAAGCATAATACCTATAAAAGTGAAGAGGTTAGATCAATGCTTCATAAACAAATAGGACATGGAAGTGGAGAACTGTACAGTGAAAGGAGTACTTAGACATGATAATTTCTTCAGCAAGGGTGTTCCTTGAAGCCAATATGTTCATTTCCATTCTCAAAACCTACTTAAATCATTTAATGAATATGTAAGTACGATGAATATCAACACAAACTTTACATGCAGACAAGCAATCAGACATACCTCAAGCGTTGATTGCCACATGTCATTTGGAAAAGAAGATCCAGTTCTTAAGAATGCATCCCCTAACATAGAGAATGCTACACTCTGAATCTCCCACAACTTTTCAGGCTGGTTGATCTTGGTTCTTGTAGAAATACTATCACGATAGGCCTGTGCATATGATCGGGTAGACAAATGTTCTCgcaaaaatgaaacaacacGAAGAAGAACTTTAACCAATTGAGAATTCTCGCGCACAGACCAGTTTCCACAAGTCCTGTTCACCAATTCGCTGCAACcaattgtttgaactttgaagatatCAACCATGACAAATATGAccataatgaaagaaaaaacaaaaacaaaagcaaaaagtaaaaagtaaaaagtaaaagTCCTTGCTTAATGCTTATCCTCGGCTAATGATCTTCAGAGGAACATAGAACAACTAAGATATCCATGCTGCTTTGTATTTCTGGCTCCACTGTGCAAAATAGCTTGGATCTATAGACTAAAACAGTCAACTACGGTGAAGTCCGGTCAGAAAGGTACAGCCAAAAATCAAGAAGCACACATCCTAGGACCTAGATCCAACCCATTCCTAATGCAAAGACCAACGATACAAACCATCAAACTTATAATGGCCCAAAGAGATCATTGACTTGCCGTTCCCTCCATCACACAAATAGATAGAAAAATTGAGATGAATTTTCTGCTAGCATCACCAGTAATTTTTTATGTGATTCTATTCATGTTTCAGCATCCAAAACAGGTAGCTGCTACAACCATGTGTGGACCAAGAGCACACACTTATCAGTTGTCACTGTAATTGTTTTAAAGCAAAAGGAATTTATTTTCAACGAAAAGATAGCAACATCTTAACAGAATAATTGCCATTTAAAGCAATGCTGCAAAAGCTGGTATCAGGAGAAAGTTGCTTGACTAAAATCTCACCCAAGGATATGTAAGGCCCCTGATAAAGTCCTCTTCAAGTCAAACTGTTGCATAGGAGCCCTTTTTGCAGTATAGGAATTCAAGCATTCTACAACCTTCTCAATAAATCCAAACATAAGAATACAGCAATTTGAGTTCAACTCCAGCTGCTTTCGGCAACTAATGTCATAAATCTGCATGCATAGAAAACCAATATCAAAGATAGGAAACTAATGAAGAGGGAACAAAGATGTAGGTCTGTAAGAAGCCTCTGATGAGTCTGATCTGAAACTCCTACCCAAGGTTCAGAGGAGTGGAAGTCCCTATATAAGGTTCATTCTGTATAACTAACTCCGGAAAAGGAAATGGTGTTTACATTGATTAGGTGGCTCTGTCCATGTGAAAGATTCACAGATGCAAGCTGCATTTTAAAGAATTACTAGCACAACCAATAGGACATTGAAACGTTTGAAACATTAGGAATCATCAGATTCTCAGCAGCTGGCAAGATCCCTTAGCTTTTGTGACATTTCAttgccaaaaaattattttaaaagcaTGTCCTTaatgcaacaaaaataaaatcaaacaatATTGGCATGTTtcacatattttatatatgccaaatgacaaaaggaaaaaaaacatagatATTCTCCAGCAATACAGAATAGAATTTGCAAGTGTCTTGATTAAGAAATATGGTAATTTACCTGTTCTCCAAAATTCACCTCAACAAGCTCGTTTTGCCAATGCATAAATGAAAATACTCATGCACAAATAACAACAAGTATGAACCACCAgcaggcaaaaaaaaattataaatggaAGTTTTGTGAAATACTGCACCTTTCTTAACTAACAAAATCCAAACAATATAATGGCCTTTTGCAATGCATACAAATAAAAGCTGATTAGTGAGCTAGATATATTGAACCAATGCTCGACTGTCCACAGAAAGCATAAAATAAGCGAAGAGGTTATAGAACCCTAAAACCTATCATCCAATCCTCTTTGAAATAAAAGGTGAGTTGTAAGCCTGAGGAGTGAGGACTTGCTCTAGTGCTCGGGTGTCTACAAAAAGGCTACATGAGGAATACGATTTTAGGATATCAAAATTTATCATCCACCAACTCTGTCTTTGATCACAAACAATTGTTATACAAATTTGGATCCTATATTACTATCCAATCGTTGTAACTATTCTGATAACTTTTGTGCAGATGACATGAGCAGAAGCCAACTAGAAAGCAATCGAATGCAGGCCCAACAGAGagtagaaacaacatctacagTTTTTGTGTAactaaatttttcataaggtGCCTCTGGACATCCTTCTAGAGTCTGTTGAATAATACTTGTGGGTTTCGTCATTTCGCCAATTCTTACCAAATAACAAGCTAATGAGTCTCCTTCTTTTTGCCATTGGGCTTCCCAATAGAATTCATCATTTACACGAAAGCATAAATTTTATTGGCGGAAGAACttaatttaaaaaggaaaagcaatgaAGATGACAACTTACCAAGTGACAAATTTGAACAACTGTATCGGCAGTATCATTAACTACTGGAACACTTGAAGCCAGTTCCACAAGCAGCATCACGTCTAAAGCAACCTGAGACCACAGATTCCAACAATAGAAAATATTATGTATATCGTGTGATATAAATATATCATTCAATCTTGCACGCTTTCAACCGCTACAGACAAGTGATTGTGCCAGATGAAATGCATACATGCACTAAAAAAAGCCAGTGACTGGAAGTAAATATGCAGATGGAGTTCAGCTTCTACGTTTCACTGTAAGTCGGAAGAAGGTTCTTTATAACCTTTGCCAGATCAAAGGTATCAGCAATAAATTCATAAATTAGGAATAGGAGACTGAATGAAAGATTGG
This genomic interval carries:
- the LOC116260555 gene encoding uncharacterized protein LOC116260555; this encodes MDVSRVRSWRTAFLTLRDEAATSTATSIPSVLSLLRNLASQSEIIVPAASNLPSREVALDVMLLVELASSVPVVNDTADTVVQICHLIYDISCRKQLELNSNCCILMFGFIEKVVECLNSYTAKRAPMQQFDLKRTLSGALHILGELVNRTCGNWSVRENSQLVKVLLRVVSFLREHLSTRSYAQAYRDSISTRTKINQPEKLWEIQSVAFSMLGDAFLRTGSSFPNDMWQSTLEVLRMEMNILASRNTLAEEIIMSKYYASLLRCLHMVLVDRKAPLSEHVASFVAALKMFFTYGLSRTSLLSCSNAISSTAEHGSSNRISRLEDSTKNEHGHYRPPHLRKREKMKMQPLNDSGSESFLPSTTGYTTSDSEQSDNDGQSKIADRYRSSKARTAAIICLQDLAQADPKSLISQWSMLLPTNDVLRQWSYQPTLMTSLLFDPVMKTRMAAASALAAILDGSSSLLLQIAEYKEFPRRSSFTTLSISLGQIVVQLHSGLLYLIQNETHSGLLPSLFKVLMLLVSATPYARMPGNLLPTVIATVHARAQELCSAKNEETSLVAAAISCLGVAFSISPPSVEVMELLKEEISTGKSGLIASLFQFAEAFIQPNISFEAFQALKSLLHNYPSIISTCWDKISTLVMEVIQLFGCESPELNSSKGDPGNVSGAGVVKCIVAAIKVLDESLRAASGFKGMDDHLDDKLFDTFAEFPRRSKVSSAPFFQQINVVEVSEENHLLNPAGSSQWNEAIAKHLPPMLLHANATVRAASVTCFSGLTSSVFFSLTMEKQRFVLSSIISTALYDKIPSVRSTACRAVGVIACFQQISLKDLGELVRAVEVNTHDELVSVRITASWALANICDVLRCKSGSAEIDHCLAGRNSGLLALLADCALQLAHDNDKVKANAVRALGNLSRFLDLKGVNYSNWDSCSMGHTSLREAEGSPIPRSMDSSYWLEKVVQTFVSCVTTGNVKVQWNVCHALANLFQNETLLLHAMPWAPSVYSILLLLIRDSSNFKIRIHAASALAVPAERSDYGDSFADVLQGLVHVLEILNSDQVIIPSSLKYRDALEEQLGSTTMHVLSLTSPDDPRPVKDFLLKKASFLEAWFESICKSVAPIGYVDNQDESHASARRKVMVVRSLRSLIQLYESCNSQNLAEKFRRLESCYLDACSST